In Nicotiana tabacum cultivar K326 chromosome 17, ASM71507v2, whole genome shotgun sequence, one DNA window encodes the following:
- the LOC142171849 gene encoding uncharacterized protein LOC142171849, with translation MWTSSNYGILEGGGRNGVGILVDNDLCKPVVEVRRVNDTLMTSKLVIGGFTLNMINAYAPQAVLDEEVNRRFWEDLDNMVCGIPHTEKLFIGGDFNGHIGATSEGYDDVHGGFGFGDRNGGSTSLLDFARAFDLCSREVAIEVLGVSKGYSGGHKGYWWWNGEVQGKVKTKKAVYLKLLESVDKEEKRVNMEHYKLYKKEAKLAVTTTKIAAFSHLYEELEGRGGDKRLFGLAKAR, from the exons ATGTGGACAAGTTCAAACTATGGTATTCTGGAAGGTGGGGGCAGGAACGGGGTAGGTATCTTGGTTGATAATGACCTTTGTAAACCAGTGGTGGAGGTTAGGAGGGTGAATGACACGTTGATGACTAGTAAACTAGTTATTGGAGGTTTTACTTTGAACATGATCAATGCGTACGCACCCCAAGCAGTCTTGGATGAGGAAGTCAATAGGCGTTTCTGGGAGGATTTGGATAATATGGTGTGTGGTATCCCGCATACCGAGAAGcttttcataggaggagatttcaacggCCACATTGGAGCGACGTCTGAGGGGTATGATGATGTGCATGGTGGCTTTGGTTTTGGAGATAGAAACGGAGGAAGCACGTCTCTGCTGGACTTTGCTAGagcatttgatttg TGTAGTAGGGAAGTCGCGATagaggtattaggggtctcaaAGGGTTACTCTGGTGGTCACAAGGGATACTGGTGGTGGAACGGGGAGGTGCAAGGAAAAGTGAAAACCAAGAAAGCAGTGTATCTGAAGCTATTGGAAAGTGTAGACAAGGAGGAGAAGAGGGTGAATATGGAGCATTATAAGTTGTATAAGAAAGAGGCAAAACTAGCAGTTACGACGACCAAGATTGCAGCTTTTAgtcatttgtatgaggaactcgagGGCCGAGGTGGGGATAAGAGGTTGTTCGGATTAGCCAAGGCGCGATAA
- the LOC107786214 gene encoding 14-3-3 protein 4-like, whose amino-acid sequence MAESSREENVYMAKLAEQAERYEEMIEFMEKVAKTGDVEELTVEERNLLSVAYKNVIGARRASWRIISSIEQKEESRGNEDHVKTIKEYRAKIEAELSKICDGILGLLESHLIPSASTAESKVFYLKMKGDYHRYLAEFKTGSERKEAAENTLLAYKSAQDIALTELAPTHPIRLGLALNFSVFYYEILNSPDRACNLAKQAFDEAISELDTLGEESYKDSTLIMQLLRDNLTLWTSDNAEDAEDDIKEAPKHESGEGQQ is encoded by the exons ATGGCTGAGTCATCGCGTGAAGAAAATGTGTACATGGCCAAGCTAGCTGAGCAGGCCGAGCGATATGAGGAAATGATTGAGTTTATGGAGAAGGTTGCAAAGACAGGTGATGTCGAGGAGCTGACTGTTGAGGAAAGGAATCTTCTTTCTGTGGCATACAAAAATGTGATTGGCGCAAGAAGGGCCTCGTGGAGGATAATCTCTTCAATTGAGCAGAAAGAGGAGAGTCGTGGAAATGAAGATCATGTCAAAACTATTAAAGAATACAGAGCCAAAATTGAGGCTGAACTCAGCAAGATCTGTGATGGGATTTTGGGTCTCCTTGAGTCCCATTTAATACCATCAGCCTCCACAGCTGAGTCCAAAGTTTTTTACTTGAAGATGAAAGGTGATTATCACAGGTACCTGGCTGAGTTTAAAACAGGTTCAGAGAGGAAAGAAGCTGCTGAGAACACCTTATTGGCATACAAGTCTGCTCAG GATATTGCTTTGACTGAGCTGGCTCCTACTCACCCAATCAGGCTGGGACTTGCCCTTAACTTTTCTGTGTTCTATTATGAGATTCTTAATTCACCTGATCGTGCTTGTAACCTTGCGAAACAG GCCTTTGATGAAGCTATCTCAGAGTTGGATACGCTGGGCGAGGAATCTTACAAGGACAGTACATTGATCATGCAACTTCTCAGAGACAATCTTACACTTTGGACTTCAGATAATgcg GAGGATGCTGAGGATGATATCAAGGAAGCTCCAAAGCATGAGTCAGGCGAGGGGCAGCAGTGA